The DNA window CTGCACCGACGAGCGGGACGCCCGCGAGGCCGCCTGCCGGATCATCCGGGACCTGGGGTTCGCGCCGTTCTACGCCGGCGGGGCCAAGGCGGCCCGGCTCACCGAGACCGGTGGGCCGCTGCAGTCGCGCGAGGTGGACGTCCGGGATGCCACCGATGCGCTCGCGGAGGCGCTGGCGGCGCTGCGCTGAGGCGGGTCCGGGCCGCCCGTGATCACCCAGCCGTGATCGCCCGGCCGCGCTGAGGCCGGTGGGGCCTACACTCCCGCCATGCCGGAGATCGTGGAGCTGCTCGCCTCGCCCGTGCACCGCTTCGAGGGGCGTCCCTCCGACGGTCCGGCGCCCGCGCCGCCGGGCGAACTCGTCTCCGAGATCCACGTCCGGGCCGGGCTCGGGATCACCGGGGACCGCTACTTCAACCACCCGGCGCACCGCGACGCGAGCATCACGGTCATCGCCGGCGAGTCGCTGCCGCCGGGCGCCGGGCTGGCCCGGGTGCGCCGCAACATCCTGGTCACCGGGATCGCCGTGGACGATCTGGTCGGGTCGGTGCTGAGCCTCGACTCCGGTGCCGGGCCGGTGCTGCTGCGGGCGCGCCGGCGGGCCAACCCCTGCGCGTGGATGGACGTGACGGTCGGCCCGGGCGCGTTCCGGGCGCTGCGCGGCAAGGGCGGGATCCGCTGCGTGCCGCTCAACGACGGAGTGCTGCGGGTCGGGCCGGTGGTTGTCGCCGTCCTCGAGGATCAGGCCATCTCCGGCTGAAGGTCCCGCCGCTCCTTCGCGGCCGCGCGCTCGCGCGACACCCAGTTGGACGGCAGGTCCTCCTCACGGCGGCGCAGCCACGCGGCGTGCGTGTCGCGGGTGGTGGGCGGGGTCGAGGTCCCGATGCTCATGCTCATGACGACTCCCGTCGGCTTGATCAGCTAAGTGCCCCGTTGATCGGCGGCGGGCGGGCGCTCTGCAGGGAAATCCGTTTCCGCACCCACTCCGCTACCACCTTGCGACCGGCCGTCACGATGGCTAACGTACAACCACATGGTTGTAGGTCACCTGTCCGAGGCAGATGCGGATCGCGTCTTCCACGCCCTCGCGGACGCCACCCGGCGGGACATCCTCACCACGGTGATCCGTTCCGGGCAGTCCGTCTCCGAGCTGGCCCGGCAATACCCGATGAGCTTCGCCGCGGTGCAGAAACACGTCGCGGTGCTGGAGCGTGCCGCTCTCGTCAGCAAGACCCGGCGAGGGCGGGAGCAGATCGTGCACGGGGAGGTCACGGCACTGCGCCGGGTGGCTCTCCTGCTCGATGCGTACGAGGCGATCTGGCGGCATCGCGCCGACCGGATCGCCGGCATCCTCAACGACGACTGAGGGGAGACCGGCCGTGCCGGTGATCAGCGCTACCAAGGACGTGGACACACTCACCATGACGTTCGTCGCCGAGTTCGAGGCGACGGTGGAGAGGGTCTGGCAGATCTGGGCCGACCCGCGCAAGCTGGAGCGCTGGTGGGGGCCGCCGGCCTGGCCGGCCACCTTCGAGCGGTTCGAGTTCGAGCCGGGCGGGCAGGCGCGCTACTACATGACCGGCCCGGACGGGACGAAGGCCCACGGCTGGTGGACGATCACGGCGATCGAGGCGCCGCACCGTCTGGAGTTCGACGACGGGTTCGCCGACGAGAACGCCGAACCGATCGACCCGAAGGACGCCATGCACGACACGGTCACGATCGAGGCCGCCGGCGACCGGACCCGGATGACCACGGTGACCTCGTTCAGCAGTGTGGAACAGCTGGAACGGATGGTCGAGATCGGCGTGGAGGAGGGCATGCGGGAAGCCCAGAACCAGATCGACGAGCTGCTCGCCGCCTGACCGCCGCCCGCCACTTCACCAGGCGGCGGGCGCCGGGCGGGGCGGCGGGCGCCGGGCGGGGCGGCGGGCGCCGGGCGGGGCGGCGGGCGGCGGGCCGGGGGCACCGGGCCGGGGGCGCCGGGCGGGAACCGGCCACGTGAAGCGCCCGCTGCGGGTAGCGTCGGGGGCGTCCGACGTGCCGGATGGGAGGCCGACCGTGATGCCGCCGACCGTGATGCCGATGACGGCCGCGTGCCCGGCATGACGCGCGGCCTGCTGGGGCTCCTCGGTTCGCAGGGTGACGGCTCGCCCGCCGACGCCCGGGAGCGGATCGCCGAGTTGACCGCGGCCCTCGCCGAGCGGGACGCCGAGCTGGAGCGGCTGCGCGCCGACCGGGAGGCCCGGGCGCAGAGCGCTCAGGTCGACCAGGTGCGGCTCAACCAGCGGCTGCGCCGGCGGGCGAAGGAGGCGATCGACAGCACCGCCGCGGTGATCGGCGGGAAGCTGGAGGACGTGGTGGTGCAGGTCGGCGCCGCGCGGGACTCGGCGGCCGCCACCCAGGAGCGGGTGACGATCACGAATGTGGCGGCCGAGGCGCTGGTGCAGCGGGCGCACAGCGCCGACGAGGCGGCCACCGCGCTCAACGCCAGCCTGCGGCAGGTCGCCGGGATCGCCGGCGTGATCTCCCGGATCGCCTCGCAGACCCGGCTGCTCGCGCTGAACGCCACCATCGAGGCGGTCCGGGCCGGTGCGGCCGGCAGCGGGTTCGCCGTGGTCGCCGACGAGGTGAAGGGCCTGGCGGACACGACAGCGGACTCGACCGAGCAGATCACGAGCACCGTCGCGGCGCTGGAGGCGGACGTCGCGCAGATGGGCGAGACGCTCACCGCGATCATCCGGGACGTCGGCGAGATCGAGGACGCGATGCGTCAGCTGGGCGGGATCGCGGACCGGCAGAACGACATCGTGACGCAGCTGCACCAGAGCGTGGACGCCACGATGGCGCAGATCGGCGATCTCTCCGACGTCGCCGAGCGCTTGGAGCGGCGCAAGCACGACCGCCTTCCGGTACGGGGTCAGGTCCTGCTCACCACATCGGGCCGGACGATCACGGCGGAGGCGGTGGATCTCAGCGCCGACGGAGTGGGCTGCACGACGCCGGCCGGGTCGCCGTTCACGGTCGGCGACGAGGCCCGCGCCGAGTTCGCCTTCGACGGCCTCCGGGGGGCCGCCGAGGCACGGGTGGCCCGCCGCGTGGTGCGGGGCGACGGGGCCGTCGAGCTGGGGCTGGAGTTCCTGGACGCGCCGGACGACCTGCGCGCCGCCATCGAGGACTACCTGGCGAGGCAGGGCGCCGCTCGATCGTGAGGAGAGCGGGGCTGGGCGCCGCTCGATCGTGAGGAGAGCGGGGCTAGGCGCCGCTCGATCCCGCGAACGAGCCGTTCTTCGCGAAGTACGCGTCCATCGTGTCGGTGAGCAACGCCGCGAACAACTCGCCGCACGCCTCGGGCACCAGCCGGTTCGCGGTGCCGGCGGCGCTGCGCACGTACCCGTCGGACGGCAGCGTGGTGAACGACAGGTCGTCCGG is part of the Actinoplanes missouriensis 431 genome and encodes:
- a CDS encoding molybdenum cofactor biosysynthesis protein; the encoded protein is MPEIVELLASPVHRFEGRPSDGPAPAPPGELVSEIHVRAGLGITGDRYFNHPAHRDASITVIAGESLPPGAGLARVRRNILVTGIAVDDLVGSVLSLDSGAGPVLLRARRRANPCAWMDVTVGPGAFRALRGKGGIRCVPLNDGVLRVGPVVVAVLEDQAISG
- a CDS encoding ArsR/SmtB family transcription factor produces the protein MVVGHLSEADADRVFHALADATRRDILTTVIRSGQSVSELARQYPMSFAAVQKHVAVLERAALVSKTRRGREQIVHGEVTALRRVALLLDAYEAIWRHRADRIAGILNDD
- a CDS encoding SRPBCC family protein, whose product is MPVISATKDVDTLTMTFVAEFEATVERVWQIWADPRKLERWWGPPAWPATFERFEFEPGGQARYYMTGPDGTKAHGWWTITAIEAPHRLEFDDGFADENAEPIDPKDAMHDTVTIEAAGDRTRMTTVTSFSSVEQLERMVEIGVEEGMREAQNQIDELLAA
- a CDS encoding methyl-accepting chemotaxis protein, whose amino-acid sequence is MTRGLLGLLGSQGDGSPADARERIAELTAALAERDAELERLRADREARAQSAQVDQVRLNQRLRRRAKEAIDSTAAVIGGKLEDVVVQVGAARDSAAATQERVTITNVAAEALVQRAHSADEAATALNASLRQVAGIAGVISRIASQTRLLALNATIEAVRAGAAGSGFAVVADEVKGLADTTADSTEQITSTVAALEADVAQMGETLTAIIRDVGEIEDAMRQLGGIADRQNDIVTQLHQSVDATMAQIGDLSDVAERLERRKHDRLPVRGQVLLTTSGRTITAEAVDLSADGVGCTTPAGSPFTVGDEARAEFAFDGLRGAAEARVARRVVRGDGAVELGLEFLDAPDDLRAAIEDYLARQGAARS